One Primulina huaijiensis isolate GDHJ02 chromosome 5, ASM1229523v2, whole genome shotgun sequence DNA segment encodes these proteins:
- the LOC140976903 gene encoding protein BREAST CANCER SUSCEPTIBILITY 1 homolog isoform X1, with protein MADASHLERMGRELNCPICLSLLSSAVSLYCNHVFCNSCIEKSMKSASNCPVCKVPYRRREIRPAPHMDNLVSVYRNMEVAMGVNIFVTQTAASTKISGAAEDNRTGANTCVIQDKGESHLEPLDCKNQELHLNKRSKWPATTNQGDFASAFGKPSFPTKKRVQVPSTTEMHRQPGMLEERIGETVKKNPEGYPLTGRNTPVVCEKGQPVFTPFFWLREEEDIEKSTQQSYEDELIGTPLDAPCFSDIKDSDDERANCNTVDLIDSEMFDWTQRPCSPELCSSPAIMQIEDNMEHPRCQEGIEASYTETTTSGSKIHTKRRKGLDKTHKIGKLVQNKSGTANKTFNKLAGTRGIRRNKKTVHEVEATCFESNGVNDESMLKSDEMNYSLNTSGISGKNKKVVCSDIIVQEVSDKVSTLLNETGPLQKRRKTAFDDSLVSKHHQRDSKLKSVKGNKIRRTSGQLQKLGGRISTQKVETGNNVKEEGPCNEVLISNTDANFSRFCDKKEFAGQGMPNMTCEESCNETSKSSKKVKFLEGTSNNSSSITLESLHEVSAMRGRYLQENNCNSYQPGMEVVPEISKTPPTPNRTPLKKCKMLSAIIHCSFCQSSEDSVASGPMVKYYNGKLVTDSQAASSKIIHVHKNCTEWAPNVYFEGDNVINLEAELSRSHKIRCCCCGIKGAALGCYEKICRKSFHIPCARLTPECRWDNENFVILCPLHASHQLPNEDPESQTKQRRKMHNKSLSNVHQPNITSKCESSTIIPWKFEKRLKNLVLCCSAITNIEKGIISEFQKLSGVRVLKNWDLSVTHVIASTDENGACRRTLKVLMGMLEGKWILSLEWIKACLNAKEFVEEQQYEITCDIHGIRNGPRLGRLRLLNKQPKLFNGCKFYFTGDFAPSYKGYLHDLAIAAGGKVLNRKPVGEDHSIPPWKCYAKTYIVYNQELPENCKSSEHNLILKRRLSDAEALASSTGATAASNSWILNSIAGHKLQNLG; from the exons ATGGCAGACGCATCGCATCTAGAAAGAATGGGAAGGGAGCTCAACTGCCCCATCTG CTTGAGTCTCCTGAGTTCTGCGGTTTCGCTCTACTGTAATCATGTATTTTGCAA TTCATGTATCGAGAAATCCATGAAATCTGCATCAAATTGTCCAGTCTGTAAGGTTCCATATAGGCGTAGAG AAATTCGACCTGCTCCTCACATGGATAACTTGGTCAGTGTTTATAGGAATATGGAAGTTGCAATGGGTGTCAACATTTTCGTCACTCAAACTGCTGCTTCAACAAAAATATCAG GCGCAGCCGAAGACAACCGAACTGGTGCTAACACCTGTGTGATCCAAGATAAAGGAGAATCCCATTTGGAACCTTTAGATTGCAAAAATCAGGAACTACATCTAAATAAAAGATCAAAATGGCCAGCAACGACTAATCAAGGAGATTTTGCCTCAGCTTTTGGAAAACCTTCATTTCCTACCAAGAAAAGGGTTCAAGTTCCATCTACTACAGAGATGCATAGACAGCCTGGAATGCTGGAAGAAAGAATTGGGGAAACTGTAAAAAAGAATCCTGAAGGATACCCTCTCACAGGAAGAAACACTCCTGTTGTCTGCGAAAAGGGTCAACCTGTATTTACTCCATTCTTCTGGCTAAGAGAGGAAGAGGATATTGAGAAATCAACCCAGCAGTCTTATGAGGATGAACTCATTGGAACACCCCTAGATGCTCCTTGCTTCAGTGACATCAAGGACTCAGATGATGAG AGAGCCAACTGTAATACGGTAGATTTAATTGACAGTGAGATGTTTGATTGGACACAGAGGCCTTGCTCTCCTGAACTTTGCTCAAGCCCTGCCATTATGCAG ATTGAAGATAATATGGAGCACCCTAGATGCCAAGAAGGGATCGAGGCTTCCTATACTGAAACGACAACTTCAGGTTCTAAGATACATACGAAGAGAAGAAAAGGTTTGGACAAAACACATAAAATTGGAAAATTGGTTCAAAATAAAAGTGGAACGGCTAATAAGACATTTAATAAGTTAGCTGGGACCAGAGGAATCAGGAGAAATAAGAAAACCGTGCATGAAGTAGAAGCAACTTGTTTCGAGTCAAACGGAGTGAATGATGAAAGCATGCTGAAATCTGACGAAATGAACTACTCCCTGAATACTAGTGGAATATcaggtaaaaataaaaaagttgtcTGCTCTGATATCATTGTACAAGAGGTGTCAGACAAAGTTTCTACCCTCCTAAACGAGACGGGACCTCTGCAAAAGAGACGTAAAACTGCATTTGATGATTCTTTAGTTTCAAAACATCACCAACGAGACAGTAAGTTGAAAAGCGTCAAAGGTAACAAAATTCGCAGGACATCTGGTCAGCTGCAAAAATTAGGTGGTCGAATTAGTACTCAGAAGGTTGAAACTGGCAACAATGTCAAAGAGGAAGGTCCATGCAATGAGGTGTTGATTTCTAATACAGATGCTAATTTCTCACGATTTTGCGACAAAAAGGAATTTGCAGGCCAGGGCATGCCAAACATGACTTGTGAAGAAAGCTGTAACGAAACTTCGAAATCTTCAAAGAAGGTGAAATTTTTGGAAGGCACGTCCAATAACAGTAGTAGCATCACCCTTGAAAGTCTTCATGAAGTGTCTGCAATGAGAGGTCGATATTTACAAGAAAATAATTGTAATTCCTATCAACCAGGAATGGAAGTCGTTCCAGAAATCTCTAAAACACCGCCCACTCCAAATAGGACACCATTGAAAAAATGCAAGATGCTCTCTGCTATAATTCATTGTTCGTTCTGTCAATCATCTGAAGACTCTGTg gcTTCAGGGCCCATGGTTAAATACTACAATGGGAAGCTAGTTACAGACAGTCAGGCTGCAAGTTCAAAAATCATACACGTGCACAAAAACTGCACAGAATG GGCACCTAATGTGTACTTTGAAGGAGACAATGTCATCAACCTTGAAGCTGAATTATCTAGAAGTCATAAAATTAGATGCTGTTGCTGTGGAATTAAGGGTGCTGCCCTTGGATGCTATGAGAAGATTTGCCGGAAGAGCTTTCATATTCCTTGTGCAAGACTGACTCCGGAGTGTAGATGGGATAAT GAAAACTTCGTCATCTTGTGCCCTCTTCATGCGTCTCATCAGCTGCCAAATGAGGATCCTGAATCTCAAACTAAGCAGAGAAGAAAAATGCACAACAAAAG tCTATCTAATGTCCATCAACCAAACATCACTTCTAAATGTGAAAGTAGCACAATTATACCATGGAAGTTTGAGAAAAGGCTCAAAAACCTAGTTCTATGCTGTTCAGCAATAACCAACATAGAGAAG GGAATAATTTCTGAATTTCAAAAGTTGTCTGGAGTGAGAGTCCTAAAGAACTGGGACCTAAGTGTCACCCATGTCATTGCATCTACAGATGAGAATGGGGCGTGCAGAAGAACCCTCAAAGTTTTGATGGGCATGTTAGAAGGAAAGTGGATTTTAAGCCTAGAGT GGATTAAAGCTTGCTTGAACGCCAAAGAATTTGTAGAAGAGCAGCAGTACGAGATTACATGTGACATTCATGGAATCAGGAATGGCCCCAGACTTGGAAGATTAAGACTTCTGAACAAG CAACCAAAGCTATTTAATGGATGCAAATTTTATTTCACTGGTGATTTCGCACCTTCATACAAAGGATATCTTCACGACCTTGCTATCGCAGCTGGAGGGAAAGTACTCAATAGAAAGCCTGTTGGGGAAGACCATTCCATCCCACCTTGGAAATGCTATGCAAAAACGTACATTGTTTACAACCAAGAACTTCCTGAGAACTGCAAATCATCTGAACATAACTTGATCTTGAAGCGTAGACTTAGCGATGCAGAAGCTTTAGCCAGTTCAACTGGAGCAACGGCGGCAAGCAATTCATGGATTCTGAATTCCATTGCAGGTCATAAGCTGCAAAATCTTGGATAA
- the LOC140976903 gene encoding protein BREAST CANCER SUSCEPTIBILITY 1 homolog isoform X2, with translation MADASHLERMGRELNCPICLSLLSSAVSLYCNHVFCNSCIEKSMKSASNCPVCKVPYRRREIRPAPHMDNLVSVYRNMEVAMGVNIFVTQTAASTKISAEDNRTGANTCVIQDKGESHLEPLDCKNQELHLNKRSKWPATTNQGDFASAFGKPSFPTKKRVQVPSTTEMHRQPGMLEERIGETVKKNPEGYPLTGRNTPVVCEKGQPVFTPFFWLREEEDIEKSTQQSYEDELIGTPLDAPCFSDIKDSDDERANCNTVDLIDSEMFDWTQRPCSPELCSSPAIMQIEDNMEHPRCQEGIEASYTETTTSGSKIHTKRRKGLDKTHKIGKLVQNKSGTANKTFNKLAGTRGIRRNKKTVHEVEATCFESNGVNDESMLKSDEMNYSLNTSGISGKNKKVVCSDIIVQEVSDKVSTLLNETGPLQKRRKTAFDDSLVSKHHQRDSKLKSVKGNKIRRTSGQLQKLGGRISTQKVETGNNVKEEGPCNEVLISNTDANFSRFCDKKEFAGQGMPNMTCEESCNETSKSSKKVKFLEGTSNNSSSITLESLHEVSAMRGRYLQENNCNSYQPGMEVVPEISKTPPTPNRTPLKKCKMLSAIIHCSFCQSSEDSVASGPMVKYYNGKLVTDSQAASSKIIHVHKNCTEWAPNVYFEGDNVINLEAELSRSHKIRCCCCGIKGAALGCYEKICRKSFHIPCARLTPECRWDNENFVILCPLHASHQLPNEDPESQTKQRRKMHNKSLSNVHQPNITSKCESSTIIPWKFEKRLKNLVLCCSAITNIEKGIISEFQKLSGVRVLKNWDLSVTHVIASTDENGACRRTLKVLMGMLEGKWILSLEWIKACLNAKEFVEEQQYEITCDIHGIRNGPRLGRLRLLNKQPKLFNGCKFYFTGDFAPSYKGYLHDLAIAAGGKVLNRKPVGEDHSIPPWKCYAKTYIVYNQELPENCKSSEHNLILKRRLSDAEALASSTGATAASNSWILNSIAGHKLQNLG, from the exons ATGGCAGACGCATCGCATCTAGAAAGAATGGGAAGGGAGCTCAACTGCCCCATCTG CTTGAGTCTCCTGAGTTCTGCGGTTTCGCTCTACTGTAATCATGTATTTTGCAA TTCATGTATCGAGAAATCCATGAAATCTGCATCAAATTGTCCAGTCTGTAAGGTTCCATATAGGCGTAGAG AAATTCGACCTGCTCCTCACATGGATAACTTGGTCAGTGTTTATAGGAATATGGAAGTTGCAATGGGTGTCAACATTTTCGTCACTCAAACTGCTGCTTCAACAAAAATATCAG CCGAAGACAACCGAACTGGTGCTAACACCTGTGTGATCCAAGATAAAGGAGAATCCCATTTGGAACCTTTAGATTGCAAAAATCAGGAACTACATCTAAATAAAAGATCAAAATGGCCAGCAACGACTAATCAAGGAGATTTTGCCTCAGCTTTTGGAAAACCTTCATTTCCTACCAAGAAAAGGGTTCAAGTTCCATCTACTACAGAGATGCATAGACAGCCTGGAATGCTGGAAGAAAGAATTGGGGAAACTGTAAAAAAGAATCCTGAAGGATACCCTCTCACAGGAAGAAACACTCCTGTTGTCTGCGAAAAGGGTCAACCTGTATTTACTCCATTCTTCTGGCTAAGAGAGGAAGAGGATATTGAGAAATCAACCCAGCAGTCTTATGAGGATGAACTCATTGGAACACCCCTAGATGCTCCTTGCTTCAGTGACATCAAGGACTCAGATGATGAG AGAGCCAACTGTAATACGGTAGATTTAATTGACAGTGAGATGTTTGATTGGACACAGAGGCCTTGCTCTCCTGAACTTTGCTCAAGCCCTGCCATTATGCAG ATTGAAGATAATATGGAGCACCCTAGATGCCAAGAAGGGATCGAGGCTTCCTATACTGAAACGACAACTTCAGGTTCTAAGATACATACGAAGAGAAGAAAAGGTTTGGACAAAACACATAAAATTGGAAAATTGGTTCAAAATAAAAGTGGAACGGCTAATAAGACATTTAATAAGTTAGCTGGGACCAGAGGAATCAGGAGAAATAAGAAAACCGTGCATGAAGTAGAAGCAACTTGTTTCGAGTCAAACGGAGTGAATGATGAAAGCATGCTGAAATCTGACGAAATGAACTACTCCCTGAATACTAGTGGAATATcaggtaaaaataaaaaagttgtcTGCTCTGATATCATTGTACAAGAGGTGTCAGACAAAGTTTCTACCCTCCTAAACGAGACGGGACCTCTGCAAAAGAGACGTAAAACTGCATTTGATGATTCTTTAGTTTCAAAACATCACCAACGAGACAGTAAGTTGAAAAGCGTCAAAGGTAACAAAATTCGCAGGACATCTGGTCAGCTGCAAAAATTAGGTGGTCGAATTAGTACTCAGAAGGTTGAAACTGGCAACAATGTCAAAGAGGAAGGTCCATGCAATGAGGTGTTGATTTCTAATACAGATGCTAATTTCTCACGATTTTGCGACAAAAAGGAATTTGCAGGCCAGGGCATGCCAAACATGACTTGTGAAGAAAGCTGTAACGAAACTTCGAAATCTTCAAAGAAGGTGAAATTTTTGGAAGGCACGTCCAATAACAGTAGTAGCATCACCCTTGAAAGTCTTCATGAAGTGTCTGCAATGAGAGGTCGATATTTACAAGAAAATAATTGTAATTCCTATCAACCAGGAATGGAAGTCGTTCCAGAAATCTCTAAAACACCGCCCACTCCAAATAGGACACCATTGAAAAAATGCAAGATGCTCTCTGCTATAATTCATTGTTCGTTCTGTCAATCATCTGAAGACTCTGTg gcTTCAGGGCCCATGGTTAAATACTACAATGGGAAGCTAGTTACAGACAGTCAGGCTGCAAGTTCAAAAATCATACACGTGCACAAAAACTGCACAGAATG GGCACCTAATGTGTACTTTGAAGGAGACAATGTCATCAACCTTGAAGCTGAATTATCTAGAAGTCATAAAATTAGATGCTGTTGCTGTGGAATTAAGGGTGCTGCCCTTGGATGCTATGAGAAGATTTGCCGGAAGAGCTTTCATATTCCTTGTGCAAGACTGACTCCGGAGTGTAGATGGGATAAT GAAAACTTCGTCATCTTGTGCCCTCTTCATGCGTCTCATCAGCTGCCAAATGAGGATCCTGAATCTCAAACTAAGCAGAGAAGAAAAATGCACAACAAAAG tCTATCTAATGTCCATCAACCAAACATCACTTCTAAATGTGAAAGTAGCACAATTATACCATGGAAGTTTGAGAAAAGGCTCAAAAACCTAGTTCTATGCTGTTCAGCAATAACCAACATAGAGAAG GGAATAATTTCTGAATTTCAAAAGTTGTCTGGAGTGAGAGTCCTAAAGAACTGGGACCTAAGTGTCACCCATGTCATTGCATCTACAGATGAGAATGGGGCGTGCAGAAGAACCCTCAAAGTTTTGATGGGCATGTTAGAAGGAAAGTGGATTTTAAGCCTAGAGT GGATTAAAGCTTGCTTGAACGCCAAAGAATTTGTAGAAGAGCAGCAGTACGAGATTACATGTGACATTCATGGAATCAGGAATGGCCCCAGACTTGGAAGATTAAGACTTCTGAACAAG CAACCAAAGCTATTTAATGGATGCAAATTTTATTTCACTGGTGATTTCGCACCTTCATACAAAGGATATCTTCACGACCTTGCTATCGCAGCTGGAGGGAAAGTACTCAATAGAAAGCCTGTTGGGGAAGACCATTCCATCCCACCTTGGAAATGCTATGCAAAAACGTACATTGTTTACAACCAAGAACTTCCTGAGAACTGCAAATCATCTGAACATAACTTGATCTTGAAGCGTAGACTTAGCGATGCAGAAGCTTTAGCCAGTTCAACTGGAGCAACGGCGGCAAGCAATTCATGGATTCTGAATTCCATTGCAGGTCATAAGCTGCAAAATCTTGGATAA
- the LOC140976903 gene encoding protein BREAST CANCER SUSCEPTIBILITY 1 homolog isoform X3, with translation MEVAMGVNIFVTQTAASTKISGAAEDNRTGANTCVIQDKGESHLEPLDCKNQELHLNKRSKWPATTNQGDFASAFGKPSFPTKKRVQVPSTTEMHRQPGMLEERIGETVKKNPEGYPLTGRNTPVVCEKGQPVFTPFFWLREEEDIEKSTQQSYEDELIGTPLDAPCFSDIKDSDDERANCNTVDLIDSEMFDWTQRPCSPELCSSPAIMQIEDNMEHPRCQEGIEASYTETTTSGSKIHTKRRKGLDKTHKIGKLVQNKSGTANKTFNKLAGTRGIRRNKKTVHEVEATCFESNGVNDESMLKSDEMNYSLNTSGISGKNKKVVCSDIIVQEVSDKVSTLLNETGPLQKRRKTAFDDSLVSKHHQRDSKLKSVKGNKIRRTSGQLQKLGGRISTQKVETGNNVKEEGPCNEVLISNTDANFSRFCDKKEFAGQGMPNMTCEESCNETSKSSKKVKFLEGTSNNSSSITLESLHEVSAMRGRYLQENNCNSYQPGMEVVPEISKTPPTPNRTPLKKCKMLSAIIHCSFCQSSEDSVASGPMVKYYNGKLVTDSQAASSKIIHVHKNCTEWAPNVYFEGDNVINLEAELSRSHKIRCCCCGIKGAALGCYEKICRKSFHIPCARLTPECRWDNENFVILCPLHASHQLPNEDPESQTKQRRKMHNKSLSNVHQPNITSKCESSTIIPWKFEKRLKNLVLCCSAITNIEKGIISEFQKLSGVRVLKNWDLSVTHVIASTDENGACRRTLKVLMGMLEGKWILSLEWIKACLNAKEFVEEQQYEITCDIHGIRNGPRLGRLRLLNKQPKLFNGCKFYFTGDFAPSYKGYLHDLAIAAGGKVLNRKPVGEDHSIPPWKCYAKTYIVYNQELPENCKSSEHNLILKRRLSDAEALASSTGATAASNSWILNSIAGHKLQNLG, from the exons ATGGAAGTTGCAATGGGTGTCAACATTTTCGTCACTCAAACTGCTGCTTCAACAAAAATATCAG GCGCAGCCGAAGACAACCGAACTGGTGCTAACACCTGTGTGATCCAAGATAAAGGAGAATCCCATTTGGAACCTTTAGATTGCAAAAATCAGGAACTACATCTAAATAAAAGATCAAAATGGCCAGCAACGACTAATCAAGGAGATTTTGCCTCAGCTTTTGGAAAACCTTCATTTCCTACCAAGAAAAGGGTTCAAGTTCCATCTACTACAGAGATGCATAGACAGCCTGGAATGCTGGAAGAAAGAATTGGGGAAACTGTAAAAAAGAATCCTGAAGGATACCCTCTCACAGGAAGAAACACTCCTGTTGTCTGCGAAAAGGGTCAACCTGTATTTACTCCATTCTTCTGGCTAAGAGAGGAAGAGGATATTGAGAAATCAACCCAGCAGTCTTATGAGGATGAACTCATTGGAACACCCCTAGATGCTCCTTGCTTCAGTGACATCAAGGACTCAGATGATGAG AGAGCCAACTGTAATACGGTAGATTTAATTGACAGTGAGATGTTTGATTGGACACAGAGGCCTTGCTCTCCTGAACTTTGCTCAAGCCCTGCCATTATGCAG ATTGAAGATAATATGGAGCACCCTAGATGCCAAGAAGGGATCGAGGCTTCCTATACTGAAACGACAACTTCAGGTTCTAAGATACATACGAAGAGAAGAAAAGGTTTGGACAAAACACATAAAATTGGAAAATTGGTTCAAAATAAAAGTGGAACGGCTAATAAGACATTTAATAAGTTAGCTGGGACCAGAGGAATCAGGAGAAATAAGAAAACCGTGCATGAAGTAGAAGCAACTTGTTTCGAGTCAAACGGAGTGAATGATGAAAGCATGCTGAAATCTGACGAAATGAACTACTCCCTGAATACTAGTGGAATATcaggtaaaaataaaaaagttgtcTGCTCTGATATCATTGTACAAGAGGTGTCAGACAAAGTTTCTACCCTCCTAAACGAGACGGGACCTCTGCAAAAGAGACGTAAAACTGCATTTGATGATTCTTTAGTTTCAAAACATCACCAACGAGACAGTAAGTTGAAAAGCGTCAAAGGTAACAAAATTCGCAGGACATCTGGTCAGCTGCAAAAATTAGGTGGTCGAATTAGTACTCAGAAGGTTGAAACTGGCAACAATGTCAAAGAGGAAGGTCCATGCAATGAGGTGTTGATTTCTAATACAGATGCTAATTTCTCACGATTTTGCGACAAAAAGGAATTTGCAGGCCAGGGCATGCCAAACATGACTTGTGAAGAAAGCTGTAACGAAACTTCGAAATCTTCAAAGAAGGTGAAATTTTTGGAAGGCACGTCCAATAACAGTAGTAGCATCACCCTTGAAAGTCTTCATGAAGTGTCTGCAATGAGAGGTCGATATTTACAAGAAAATAATTGTAATTCCTATCAACCAGGAATGGAAGTCGTTCCAGAAATCTCTAAAACACCGCCCACTCCAAATAGGACACCATTGAAAAAATGCAAGATGCTCTCTGCTATAATTCATTGTTCGTTCTGTCAATCATCTGAAGACTCTGTg gcTTCAGGGCCCATGGTTAAATACTACAATGGGAAGCTAGTTACAGACAGTCAGGCTGCAAGTTCAAAAATCATACACGTGCACAAAAACTGCACAGAATG GGCACCTAATGTGTACTTTGAAGGAGACAATGTCATCAACCTTGAAGCTGAATTATCTAGAAGTCATAAAATTAGATGCTGTTGCTGTGGAATTAAGGGTGCTGCCCTTGGATGCTATGAGAAGATTTGCCGGAAGAGCTTTCATATTCCTTGTGCAAGACTGACTCCGGAGTGTAGATGGGATAAT GAAAACTTCGTCATCTTGTGCCCTCTTCATGCGTCTCATCAGCTGCCAAATGAGGATCCTGAATCTCAAACTAAGCAGAGAAGAAAAATGCACAACAAAAG tCTATCTAATGTCCATCAACCAAACATCACTTCTAAATGTGAAAGTAGCACAATTATACCATGGAAGTTTGAGAAAAGGCTCAAAAACCTAGTTCTATGCTGTTCAGCAATAACCAACATAGAGAAG GGAATAATTTCTGAATTTCAAAAGTTGTCTGGAGTGAGAGTCCTAAAGAACTGGGACCTAAGTGTCACCCATGTCATTGCATCTACAGATGAGAATGGGGCGTGCAGAAGAACCCTCAAAGTTTTGATGGGCATGTTAGAAGGAAAGTGGATTTTAAGCCTAGAGT GGATTAAAGCTTGCTTGAACGCCAAAGAATTTGTAGAAGAGCAGCAGTACGAGATTACATGTGACATTCATGGAATCAGGAATGGCCCCAGACTTGGAAGATTAAGACTTCTGAACAAG CAACCAAAGCTATTTAATGGATGCAAATTTTATTTCACTGGTGATTTCGCACCTTCATACAAAGGATATCTTCACGACCTTGCTATCGCAGCTGGAGGGAAAGTACTCAATAGAAAGCCTGTTGGGGAAGACCATTCCATCCCACCTTGGAAATGCTATGCAAAAACGTACATTGTTTACAACCAAGAACTTCCTGAGAACTGCAAATCATCTGAACATAACTTGATCTTGAAGCGTAGACTTAGCGATGCAGAAGCTTTAGCCAGTTCAACTGGAGCAACGGCGGCAAGCAATTCATGGATTCTGAATTCCATTGCAGGTCATAAGCTGCAAAATCTTGGATAA
- the LOC140977564 gene encoding protein kinase PINOID-like: MVDSRRNLDEMIFARGFYSSKSSRSSDTTISHRTSFSRLSFELPTSSPENQAAMTPHRSSGSSFQVIRSKTGMMSFRDFSLVRQIGSGDIGRVYLCRIRGGDERQLYAMKVVDNEVLAMKKKTQRAETERKIMRLLDHPFLPTLKAEFEASNFSCVVMEYCSGGDLHSLRHKQPQKRFSISSARFYAAEVLVALEYLHMLGIIYRDLKPENVLVRSDGHIMLTDFDLSLCADAIPAVEYPDSLPESASSSAAEQGSRYLTVLTLFSCISNRLFRSKKIQTLTANRIFVAEPVNARSSSFVGTHEYVAPEVASGRAHGNAVDWWAFGVFMYELIYGRTPFGDANNEATLRNITKQPLAFPNEWRCGASEAHARGLISGLLNKDPGRRLGSKRGAAEVKTHPFFQGLNFALIRSVMPPSVPGFRRQKTVTSRSQTAPFNVF, encoded by the exons ATGGTAGACTCACGGAGGAATTTGGATGAGATGATTTTTGCACGAGGATTTTACTCCAGCAAAAGCTCCAGGAGCAGTGACACTACGATAAGCCATCGCACCAGCTTCAGCAGGCTTTCTTTCGAGCTGCCGACGAGCTCCCCGGAGAATCAGGCGGCGATGACGCCGCACCGCTCGTCGGGATCGTCGTTCCAAGTCATCCGTTCGAAAACGGGGATGATGAGTTTCCGGGACTTCAGCCTTGTCCGGCAGATCGGCAGCGGAGACATCGGCAGAGTTTATCTCTGCCGCATCCGTGGCGGGGATGAGCGGCAGCTCTACGCCATGAAAGTGGTGGACAATGAAGTGCTAGCCATGAAGAAGAAAACCCAAAGAGCTGAGACTGAAAGGAAGATCATGAGATTATTAGACCACCCGTTTTTGCCCACTCTGAAGGCAGAATTCGAGGCCTCCAATTTTTCTTGCGTGGTGATGGAGTATTGTTCCGGCGGGGATTTACATTCTTTGAGGCACAAACAGCCGCAGAAACGTTTCTCTATCAGCTCGGCGAg GTTTTATGCAGCTGAAGTTTTGGTAGCACTAGAGTATCTTCATATGTTGGGCATAATATACAGAGATCTGAAGCCCGAAAATGTGCTCGTCAGATCCGACGGTCACATTATGCTCACCGACTTTGATCTTTCCCTATGCGCTGACGCAATCCCCGCCGTCGAATACCCTGACTCCTTACCCGAATCAGCATCTTCATCTGCGGCAGAACAGGGCTCCCGCTACCTCACGGTCCTCACTTTATTCTCATGCATCTCGAACCGGCTCTTCCGGTCCAAAAAGATCCAGACTTTAACCGCGAACCGGATATTCGTGGCCGAGCCAGTCAATGCCCGGTCAAGCTCCTTCGTAGGGACCCATGAGTACGTGGCGCCGGAGGTGGCATCCGGTAGGGCCCACGGTAACGCTGTTGATTGGTGGGCTTTTGGTGTTTTCATGTACGAACTGATTTATGGGCGGACCCCATTTGGTGACGCGAACAACGAAGCAACGCTGCGTAACATCACTAAACAACCGCTGGCGTTCCCCAACGAGTGGCGCTGCGGCGCAAGCGAAGCCCACGCCAGGGGTCTGATATCCGGTTTGCTCAACAAGGATCCGGGTCGGAGGCTCGGGTCGAAGCGGGGAGCAGCGGAGGTGAAGACCCACCCGTTTTTCCAGGGGTTGAATTTTGCCCTGATTCGGTCCGTGATGCCACCCAGTGTACCGGGATTCAGGAGACAGAAGACGGTTACGTCACGTAGCCAAACGGCGCCGTTCAATGTGttctga
- the LOC140976906 gene encoding photosystem I reaction center subunit psaK, chloroplastic-like — protein sequence MASTVMMTSLPQFNGLRPQTAPVVSHVKSLVALQPIKRRGQGALGARCDFIGSPTNLIMVTATSLMLFAGRFGLAPSANRKATAGLKLEVRESGLQTGDPAGFTLADTLACGVVGHIIGVGVVLGLKNIGAI from the exons ATGGCTTCTACAGTGATGATGACTTCTCTGCCACAATTCAATGGGCTCAGGCCTCAAACAGCACCTGTAGTTTCTCATGTGAAGAGCTTG GTAGCACTTCAGCCCATTAAGCGCAGAGGGCAGGGAGCTTTAGGAGCTCGCTGTGACTTCATTGGATCACCTACTAATTTG ATAATGGTGACAGCAACTAGTTTAATGTTGTTTGCGGGTCGATTTGGGTTGGCTCCATCTGCGAACCGTAAGGCGACTGCGGGGTTGAAGCTGGAGGTGAGGGAATCCGGTCTGCAGACTGGCGATCCTGCGGGGTTCACGTTGGCTGATACATTGGCGTGTGGTGTTGTAGGCCACATTATTGGAGTTGGGGTTGTACTTGGTCTCAAAAACATCGGTGCCATCTAA